In one window of Tenacibaculum mesophilum DNA:
- a CDS encoding dihydrolipoamide acetyltransferase family protein has protein sequence MARYELKLPKMGESVAEATITSWVKEVGETIDIDDTVVEVATDKVDSEVPSEVEGTLVEILFEKDAVVQVGETIAIIETEGEEGATADASKKEEVKPETVAAVEKTVEVAKETVATTIDTSSSDRFYSPLVKSIAQTEGISVEELENIKGTGKEGRVTKNDILSYLENRGSQPEVVAPASTEKKSVPQSAPAPTPVSLSGQDEIIEMSRMGKLISKHMVDSIQTSAHVQSFIEIDVTNIVNWRNKVKKAYQQREGEKLTFTPIFMQAVASTIKKHPMINISVDGDKIIKRGNVNLGMAAALPDGNLIVPVIKNADMLNLVGMTKQVNDLATRARANKLKPDEIQGGTYTVTNVGSFGSITGTPIINQPQVAILALGAIVKKPAVIETPEGDFIGIRHKMIVSHSYDHRVVNGALGGMFIKTLKEILESWDVNQDF, from the coding sequence ATGGCTAGATACGAATTGAAGTTGCCTAAAATGGGCGAAAGTGTTGCAGAAGCAACAATAACTTCTTGGGTAAAAGAAGTTGGAGAAACTATTGATATAGATGATACCGTTGTTGAAGTAGCTACAGATAAAGTAGATAGCGAAGTACCTAGTGAAGTTGAAGGAACTTTAGTTGAAATCTTATTTGAAAAAGATGCTGTTGTGCAAGTAGGTGAAACTATTGCAATTATAGAAACAGAAGGAGAGGAAGGAGCAACAGCTGATGCGTCTAAGAAAGAAGAAGTTAAACCAGAAACTGTAGCTGCTGTAGAGAAAACTGTTGAAGTAGCTAAAGAAACAGTAGCGACTACGATTGATACTTCATCAAGCGATCGTTTTTATTCACCATTAGTTAAGAGTATTGCGCAAACAGAAGGAATATCTGTTGAAGAGTTAGAAAACATAAAAGGAACTGGCAAAGAAGGAAGAGTTACTAAGAATGATATTTTATCATATTTAGAAAACAGAGGAAGTCAGCCAGAAGTTGTAGCTCCAGCTTCAACAGAAAAGAAATCGGTACCTCAGTCAGCACCAGCGCCAACTCCTGTTTCGTTAAGTGGTCAAGATGAAATTATAGAAATGAGTCGTATGGGGAAATTAATCTCTAAACATATGGTTGACTCTATTCAAACATCAGCACACGTACAATCGTTTATTGAAATTGATGTAACTAATATTGTTAATTGGAGAAATAAGGTTAAAAAAGCCTACCAACAAAGAGAAGGAGAAAAGTTAACATTTACACCAATATTTATGCAAGCTGTTGCTTCTACAATAAAGAAGCATCCAATGATAAACATTTCTGTTGATGGAGATAAAATTATTAAAAGAGGGAACGTAAATTTAGGAATGGCAGCTGCCTTACCTGACGGAAATTTAATTGTACCAGTAATTAAAAATGCTGATATGTTAAATTTGGTAGGTATGACAAAGCAAGTAAATGATTTAGCTACTAGAGCTCGTGCTAATAAGTTAAAACCGGATGAGATTCAAGGAGGAACTTATACAGTAACGAATGTTGGTAGCTTTGGAAGTATTACAGGTACACCAATAATTAACCAACCTCAAGTAGCAATTTTAGCTTTAGGAGCTATTGTTAAAAAACCTGCAGTAATTGAAACTCCAGAAGGAGATTTTATAGGAATCCGTCATAAGATGATTGTATCACATTCTTATGATCATAGAGTAGTAAATGGAGCTTTAGGTGGTATGTTTATAAAAACATTAAAAGAAATTTTAGAATCTTGGGATGTAAATCAAGATTTTTAA
- the hemF gene encoding oxygen-dependent coproporphyrinogen oxidase produces the protein MKEQFYAYIQELQDTITSKLEAIDGKAKFQEDLWKRAEGGGGRTRVIENGNIFEKGGVNISKVHGELPEALRKQFGVESGDFFACGLSLVIHPKNPFVPTVHANWRYFEMYDGEGNIVTQWFGGGQDLTPYYLFEEDAIHFHEICKEACDKHHPDFYPKFKETCDNYFWNPHRNEARGLGGLFFDYLKETEEFSMQDRYDFVTEVANSFLNSYVPIVERRKDTAHTQEHKDWQEVRRGRYVEFNLVHDRGTLFGLKTNGRIESILMSLPPTVQWKYNHHPKEGSEEAKLLEVLTKPKNWV, from the coding sequence ATGAAAGAACAATTTTACGCCTACATTCAAGAATTACAAGATACCATAACATCAAAACTGGAAGCAATAGATGGTAAAGCTAAGTTTCAAGAAGATTTATGGAAGCGTGCTGAAGGAGGAGGAGGTAGAACTCGTGTAATTGAAAATGGGAATATTTTTGAAAAAGGTGGCGTAAATATATCTAAAGTACATGGAGAGTTACCAGAAGCATTAAGAAAGCAGTTTGGAGTAGAAAGTGGAGATTTCTTTGCCTGTGGATTGAGTTTGGTAATTCACCCGAAGAATCCATTTGTACCTACAGTACATGCTAATTGGCGTTATTTTGAAATGTATGATGGTGAAGGAAATATTGTTACCCAATGGTTTGGTGGTGGACAAGATTTAACTCCGTATTACTTATTTGAAGAAGACGCAATACATTTTCATGAGATATGTAAAGAAGCTTGTGATAAGCATCATCCAGATTTTTACCCAAAGTTCAAAGAAACTTGTGATAATTATTTTTGGAATCCGCATAGAAATGAAGCACGTGGCTTAGGAGGCTTGTTCTTTGATTATTTAAAAGAAACAGAAGAGTTCTCTATGCAAGATCGATATGATTTTGTAACTGAAGTAGCAAATAGCTTTTTAAACTCCTATGTACCTATTGTTGAGAGAAGAAAAGACACTGCCCACACTCAGGAGCATAAAGATTGGCAGGAAGTTCGTCGTGGTCGTTATGTAGAGTTCAATTTAGTACACGATAGAGGAACCTTATTTGGTTTAAAAACCAATGGACGTATCGAAAGTATTTTAATGAGTTTACCACCAACAGTACAGTGGAAATATAATCACCATCCAAAAGAAGGTTCTGAAGAAGCAAAATTATTAGAGGTATTGACAAAACCTAAAAATTGGGTGTAA
- a CDS encoding EI24 domain-containing protein: MIQNIVKGIKAYFGAFGMISKLKLWKYFIIPMFISLLTATFIGFMAYTFSDNIGHYVANFWKWEFGKETFEVISTFISGLLIVVIGLVLYKHIVMALSAPFMSPVSEKIEDHLRGEDHTHRITSFQEQLIRGIRINLRNLTRELLLTIPILLLGFIPVIGIISTILLFLMQAYYAGFGNMDYTLERHFKYRESINFVKENKGLAIGNGVVFMLFLLIPVIGVILVLPLSVTAATTETIKKIQLKKLPE, encoded by the coding sequence ATGATACAAAATATTGTAAAAGGAATTAAAGCCTATTTTGGTGCTTTCGGAATGATTTCAAAACTAAAGCTATGGAAGTATTTTATTATTCCAATGTTTATAAGCCTATTAACAGCAACGTTTATTGGTTTTATGGCCTATACATTTTCAGATAATATTGGTCATTATGTAGCCAATTTCTGGAAATGGGAGTTTGGTAAAGAAACCTTTGAGGTTATCAGTACTTTTATAAGCGGATTACTTATTGTGGTAATAGGTTTGGTATTGTATAAACATATTGTAATGGCTTTATCTGCGCCTTTTATGAGTCCAGTTTCAGAAAAAATTGAAGATCATCTTAGAGGAGAAGACCATACACATAGAATAACTTCTTTTCAAGAGCAATTAATTAGAGGTATACGAATAAACCTTAGAAATTTAACTAGAGAGCTCTTATTGACAATCCCTATCTTATTATTAGGTTTTATTCCTGTAATTGGTATTATTTCAACGATATTACTGTTTTTAATGCAAGCATATTATGCCGGTTTTGGAAATATGGATTATACCTTAGAACGTCATTTTAAATACAGAGAAAGTATCAATTTTGTAAAAGAAAATAAAGGGTTAGCTATAGGAAATGGAGTGGTATTTATGTTGTTTTTATTAATTCCTGTTATCGGAGTAATTTTGGTATTACCACTATCAGTAACCGCAGCTACTACAGAAACTATTAAGAAAATACAGCTTAAAAAATTACCAGAATAA
- a CDS encoding TlpA family protein disulfide reductase: MKKLSFVLMCFLTTVIFAQNKTYYNFAVNNCVEESAEGLIDKCIKGSYLLNYNFTTIDSKTVSTDKINKPIVLIANATWSAPCWGDVPALNKMVEKYNNQLEFIMIFWDKEAKVKRMAEKLDKRIKLVPARDIDKVQKGFLDISGFVHKLDYPTAYLIGKDKQFVNVKRGAATPTKEVGWDKVNEINTKNFEDFLAPILK, encoded by the coding sequence ATGAAGAAATTATCTTTTGTTTTGATGTGTTTTTTAACGACTGTTATTTTCGCACAAAATAAAACGTATTACAATTTTGCAGTAAACAATTGTGTAGAAGAAAGTGCCGAAGGTTTGATTGATAAGTGCATTAAAGGCTCTTATTTGTTAAATTATAACTTTACTACAATTGACAGTAAAACAGTAAGTACAGACAAAATTAACAAGCCAATTGTATTGATAGCTAATGCTACTTGGTCGGCTCCTTGCTGGGGAGATGTACCAGCCCTAAACAAAATGGTAGAAAAATATAATAATCAATTGGAGTTTATTATGATTTTCTGGGATAAGGAAGCTAAAGTTAAAAGAATGGCTGAAAAGTTAGATAAGAGAATTAAGCTTGTTCCTGCAAGAGATATTGATAAAGTTCAAAAAGGATTTTTAGATATCAGTGGGTTTGTTCATAAGTTAGACTACCCAACAGCATACTTAATAGGTAAAGACAAACAGTTTGTTAATGTTAAAAGAGGAGCTGCAACACCAACAAAAGAAGTAGGTTGGGATAAAGTTAACGAAATAAATACCAAAAACTTTGAAGATTTTTTAGCACCAATATTAAAATAA
- the hemE gene encoding uroporphyrinogen decarboxylase: protein MIKNDLFLRALKGETVDRPPVWMMRQAGRYLPEFMEIREKYDFFTRCRTPELASEITVQPIRRYGMDAAILFSDILVIPQAMNIEVEMKPNFGPYLPNPVRDKKGLDSVIIPDIHEELGYVMDAIKATKEKLNDEIPLIGFAGSPWTILCYVVQGQGSKNFDKAKEFCFTQPVLAHELLQKITDTTIAYLKEKVKAGVNAVQVFDSWGGMLSPTDYQEFSWQYINQIIEALKDDAPVIAFGKGCWFALHEMAQSNASALGVDWTCSARNARYLTGGNITLQGNFDPSRLLSPPAEIKKMVHQMINEFGKDKYIVNLGHGILPNIPIENAKAFIDAVKEYKADR, encoded by the coding sequence ATGATAAAAAACGATTTATTTTTAAGAGCATTAAAAGGAGAAACAGTTGATCGTCCACCAGTATGGATGATGCGTCAAGCAGGAAGGTATTTGCCAGAGTTTATGGAAATTCGAGAAAAGTACGATTTCTTTACACGCTGTAGAACTCCAGAATTAGCATCAGAAATTACAGTACAACCAATTCGTAGATACGGAATGGATGCTGCAATATTATTCTCAGACATTTTAGTAATTCCACAAGCAATGAATATTGAAGTGGAAATGAAACCAAATTTTGGACCTTATTTACCAAACCCTGTAAGAGACAAAAAAGGATTAGATAGTGTAATTATACCTGATATTCATGAAGAATTAGGCTATGTAATGGATGCTATTAAAGCAACTAAAGAAAAGCTGAATGATGAAATACCATTGATAGGTTTTGCAGGGTCTCCCTGGACAATTTTATGTTATGTTGTACAAGGACAAGGGTCTAAGAATTTTGATAAGGCAAAAGAATTTTGTTTTACGCAACCAGTTTTGGCACACGAATTGCTTCAGAAGATTACAGATACCACAATTGCTTATTTAAAAGAAAAGGTAAAAGCAGGTGTGAATGCTGTACAAGTTTTTGATTCTTGGGGAGGAATGTTATCTCCAACAGATTATCAGGAGTTTTCATGGCAATACATTAATCAAATAATAGAAGCATTAAAAGATGATGCACCAGTAATAGCTTTCGGTAAAGGATGCTGGTTTGCCTTACATGAAATGGCACAATCAAATGCTTCAGCTTTAGGAGTAGACTGGACGTGTTCAGCAAGAAACGCACGCTATTTAACAGGAGGAAATATTACATTACAAGGTAATTTTGATCCTTCAAGATTATTGTCTCCACCAGCCGAAATAAAAAAGATGGTACACCAAATGATAAATGAGTTTGGTAAAGACAAATATATTGTTAACTTGGGGCACGGAATTTTACCAAATATACCGATAGAGAATGCAAAAGCATTTATAGATGCGGTAAAAGAGTATAAAGCCGACAGATAA
- the hemL gene encoding glutamate-1-semialdehyde 2,1-aminomutase, with the protein MSFKKSQELYNKGLENLVGAVNSPVRAFASVGGNPLFIKKAKGSKIIDVDNNSYIDLVLSYGPMILGHRHKKVEKAIRKALKNGYSFGASTKGEIKLAKIVCDAFPGMDKVRFVNSGTEAVLSGIRLARAFTGKDKIIKFAGCYHGHQDALLVAAGSGLATLSLPGSKGVPEGAVKNTLIANYNDLESVKAHFEAHDDIAGVILEPIAGNMGVVTPQDDFLKELKEYVNSKGALLIIDEVMTGFRSKFGGAQEILGVEADITCLGKVIGGGFPVGAYGARNEIMETVAPLGGMYQAGTLSGNPIAMAAGISTLTELKKQNPYEKFNEIAQIIEVFLLESAKKHGVEITVNRFGSMINPFFTNKKVTNFEEAQTSDTKKYATFFWEMTKNGVFLPPSQFEAWFLSSALTEKDIQEIANAIDKSMEAVSKM; encoded by the coding sequence ATGAGCTTTAAGAAATCACAAGAATTATATAACAAAGGATTAGAAAACTTAGTAGGAGCAGTAAATTCACCAGTGCGTGCATTTGCATCCGTAGGAGGGAATCCTTTATTCATAAAAAAAGCGAAAGGAAGTAAGATTATTGATGTAGATAATAATTCATACATTGATTTAGTGTTGTCTTACGGTCCAATGATTTTAGGACACCGCCATAAAAAAGTAGAAAAAGCTATTAGAAAAGCGTTGAAAAATGGGTATTCTTTTGGAGCATCAACAAAAGGTGAAATTAAATTAGCAAAAATTGTTTGTGATGCTTTCCCGGGAATGGATAAAGTACGCTTTGTAAATTCTGGTACAGAGGCGGTATTAAGCGGAATTCGTTTAGCGAGAGCGTTTACAGGAAAAGATAAAATTATAAAGTTTGCAGGTTGTTATCACGGGCATCAAGATGCTTTATTAGTAGCTGCAGGTTCTGGTTTAGCTACGTTGAGTTTACCAGGTAGTAAAGGAGTACCAGAAGGGGCTGTAAAAAATACCTTGATTGCAAATTACAACGATTTAGAAAGTGTAAAAGCACATTTTGAAGCTCATGATGATATTGCAGGAGTTATTTTAGAACCTATCGCAGGAAACATGGGAGTAGTAACTCCACAAGATGACTTCTTAAAAGAATTAAAAGAGTACGTAAACTCAAAAGGAGCTTTATTAATTATTGATGAGGTAATGACAGGTTTCCGTTCTAAGTTTGGGGGAGCTCAAGAAATATTAGGTGTTGAAGCTGACATTACTTGTTTAGGAAAAGTAATTGGAGGAGGTTTTCCAGTAGGAGCCTATGGAGCACGTAATGAAATTATGGAAACAGTAGCCCCATTAGGAGGAATGTATCAAGCAGGAACATTAAGTGGTAACCCAATTGCCATGGCAGCAGGAATTTCAACCTTAACAGAATTAAAGAAGCAAAATCCATACGAAAAGTTCAATGAGATAGCTCAAATTATTGAGGTATTCTTACTAGAATCAGCAAAAAAGCACGGAGTTGAAATTACAGTTAACCGATTTGGTTCGATGATTAATCCATTCTTTACTAATAAAAAAGTAACCAACTTTGAAGAAGCACAAACTTCAGATACGAAGAAATATGCAACTTTCTTTTGGGAAATGACTAAAAATGGGGTGTTTTTACCTCCAAGTCAGTTTGAAGCTTGGTTCTTATCATCAGCATTAACAGAAAAAGATATTCAAGAGATAGCTAATGCCATTGATAAGTCGATGGAAGCAGTATCAAAAATGTAG
- the hemB gene encoding porphobilinogen synthase yields the protein MFRTRRLRKTENIRRLVRENKLSVDDFVYPLFIEEGTGIETEIPSMPGINRYSLDTISKELDEVVALKIPAVLLFGIPSKKDDEGTETWNDNGIMQQAIRFIKKNYPSLYVITDVCFCEYTSHGHCGVIHDNDVDNDATLVNLAKQTVSHAKAGADMVAPSGMMDGAIAMMRESLDNTGFANLPIMGYSVKYASGFYGPFREAVDSAPSFGDRRTYQMDPSNRDEGLREATFDDEEGADILMVKPALSYLDIIRDLKNNFDRPIACYNVSGEYSMVKAAAEKGWIDGEKVMMESLLSMKRAGADIIITYFAKEAARVLNR from the coding sequence ATGTTTAGAACACGAAGACTAAGAAAAACAGAAAACATCCGTCGATTAGTTAGAGAAAATAAGCTTTCGGTAGATGATTTTGTATACCCATTATTTATTGAAGAAGGAACAGGCATTGAAACCGAAATTCCATCAATGCCAGGAATCAATCGTTATTCATTAGATACTATTTCTAAAGAATTAGATGAAGTTGTAGCTTTAAAAATTCCAGCAGTATTGTTATTCGGTATTCCATCTAAAAAAGATGATGAAGGGACTGAAACTTGGAATGATAACGGAATTATGCAACAAGCTATCCGATTCATAAAAAAGAATTACCCAAGTTTATATGTAATTACTGATGTATGTTTTTGTGAATATACAAGTCATGGTCATTGTGGAGTTATACACGATAATGATGTAGATAACGATGCAACTCTAGTTAACTTAGCAAAACAAACCGTATCACATGCGAAAGCTGGAGCAGATATGGTAGCACCATCAGGAATGATGGACGGTGCTATAGCTATGATGCGTGAGTCGTTAGATAATACAGGTTTTGCGAACTTACCAATCATGGGATATTCTGTAAAATACGCATCAGGATTTTACGGACCTTTCAGAGAAGCGGTAGATTCAGCACCGTCGTTTGGAGATAGAAGAACGTATCAAATGGACCCTTCTAATAGAGATGAAGGTTTACGTGAAGCAACTTTTGATGATGAAGAAGGAGCAGATATTTTAATGGTAAAACCAGCTCTATCGTATTTAGATATCATAAGAGATTTAAAAAATAATTTTGATAGACCTATTGCTTGCTATAATGTAAGTGGAGAATACTCAATGGTAAAAGCAGCAGCCGAAAAAGGTTGGATTGATGGTGAAAAAGTAATGATGGAGAGCTTACTTTCTATGAAAAGAGCTGGAGCAGATATTATCATAACCTATTTTGCCAAAGAAGCAGCTAGAGTTTTAAATAGATAA
- a CDS encoding tetratricopeptide repeat protein — MRSIIICLLSFFASNAFTQNCNAYKWEGEIKKYEACKKQKEAYQFYQFTKEYQELLDEAIQIDSTYDKAYWAKSIAYLKSGDFLSWKPLIDKAVELNPKMHLGYRGWCRYQFFRDYKGAIKDIEQYEKIIKDDIGYCQNGDYHLRIAKAICYKAVGKKDKAIKIIEDYLKDNNEEPDLYNYFHLGVLYFEKGNYNRALSNLMKQKENNNLADNRYYIAMCYKKKNNLNKYKEIILEAKKLFEEGYLLNDPYTHHYDKVYLSQIEEEINKSKRFTP, encoded by the coding sequence ATGAGATCTATTATAATATGTTTGTTAAGTTTTTTTGCGAGTAATGCTTTTACTCAAAACTGCAATGCATACAAATGGGAAGGGGAGATTAAAAAATATGAGGCTTGTAAAAAACAAAAAGAAGCCTATCAATTTTATCAGTTCACCAAAGAGTATCAAGAATTATTAGATGAAGCCATACAGATAGATTCTACTTATGATAAAGCTTATTGGGCTAAGTCAATTGCATATTTAAAAAGTGGAGATTTTTTATCATGGAAACCATTAATTGACAAGGCTGTAGAATTAAATCCTAAAATGCATTTAGGTTATAGAGGATGGTGTAGATATCAATTTTTTAGAGATTATAAAGGAGCTATAAAAGATATAGAACAATATGAAAAAATTATAAAAGATGATATAGGTTACTGTCAAAATGGAGACTATCATTTACGAATAGCAAAAGCAATTTGTTATAAAGCAGTTGGAAAAAAAGATAAGGCAATTAAAATAATAGAGGATTATTTAAAAGATAATAACGAAGAACCTGATCTGTACAACTATTTTCATCTAGGAGTTTTGTATTTCGAAAAAGGAAATTATAATAGAGCTTTAAGTAACCTTATGAAGCAAAAGGAGAATAATAATTTAGCAGATAATAGGTACTACATAGCAATGTGTTATAAAAAAAAGAATAACCTCAATAAGTATAAAGAAATAATATTAGAAGCAAAGAAGTTATTTGAAGAAGGATATTTATTAAATGATCCATACACTCATCACTATGATAAGGTGTATTTGTCTCAAATAGAAGAAGAAATTAATAAAAGTAAAAGATTTACCCCTTAA
- the hemC gene encoding hydroxymethylbilane synthase has product MQKIIRIGTRDSQLAMWQARKVQKLLEELGHQTQLIPVKATGDLVLDKPLYELGITGIFTKNLDIAMLNDDIDIAVHSMKDVPTVLPEGIIQAAVLKRANYNDILLLKDNEEFMAQPNGVVATGSLRRKAQWLNRYPTHKVEGLRGNVNTRLQKLESNDWNGAIFAAAGLERVGLRPKGAVNLSWMIPAPAQGAIMVTALDENQEIKEICANLNDKDTEICTGIEREFLNRLEGGCTAPIGALAFINEKEEEINFKGVLLSRDGKKKIEVSKKVKVGKHKYIAKDCANYVIDKGGKLIMMEDEGIEKQFSIYSTKKLSEAQKKLLPTSMNVQDSDFIKIRFNRIAPKVVKEEIENVIITSKNGVEALLNSFTSDELQFKNIYCVGRRTKKLIEQRIGKVTHSERNAKKLSDYLSKELKGQEVTYFCSNVRLDTLPLILKAKGITVNEVEAYKTTYSPAKVNEKVNGVLFYSPSTVESYMEKNTADKIAFCIGDSTANEAKKHFKEVQIAKLPTVESVLELVNLHFVKE; this is encoded by the coding sequence ATGCAGAAGATAATTAGAATAGGTACCCGCGATAGCCAATTGGCTATGTGGCAAGCAAGAAAAGTTCAAAAACTTTTAGAAGAATTAGGCCATCAAACTCAATTAATCCCCGTTAAAGCAACGGGTGATTTAGTTTTAGATAAACCCCTTTATGAATTAGGAATTACAGGGATTTTTACTAAAAATTTAGATATCGCTATGTTGAATGACGACATTGATATTGCAGTACATTCTATGAAAGATGTTCCTACAGTATTGCCAGAAGGTATTATACAAGCAGCTGTTTTAAAACGTGCTAATTATAACGATATATTGTTGTTAAAGGACAATGAAGAGTTTATGGCGCAACCCAACGGAGTAGTTGCTACAGGTAGTTTACGTAGAAAAGCCCAATGGTTAAATCGTTATCCAACTCACAAGGTAGAGGGTTTACGTGGAAATGTAAATACACGCTTGCAAAAGTTAGAAAGTAATGACTGGAACGGTGCTATTTTTGCAGCAGCAGGATTGGAACGTGTAGGTTTAAGACCTAAAGGAGCTGTTAATTTGTCTTGGATGATTCCTGCACCAGCACAAGGAGCTATAATGGTTACAGCTTTAGATGAAAATCAAGAAATAAAAGAAATTTGTGCTAACCTAAATGATAAAGACACTGAAATTTGTACAGGTATAGAGCGTGAGTTTTTAAATCGTTTAGAAGGAGGGTGTACAGCACCTATTGGTGCATTAGCTTTTATAAATGAGAAAGAAGAAGAAATTAACTTTAAAGGAGTTTTACTAAGTAGAGATGGTAAAAAGAAAATTGAAGTTAGCAAGAAAGTAAAAGTAGGAAAACATAAATATATAGCAAAAGATTGTGCGAATTACGTGATAGATAAAGGAGGGAAGCTAATTATGATGGAAGACGAAGGAATTGAAAAACAGTTTTCAATCTATTCGACAAAAAAACTATCAGAAGCACAAAAAAAACTATTACCAACAAGCATGAATGTTCAGGATAGTGATTTTATTAAAATTCGTTTTAATAGAATTGCTCCTAAAGTAGTTAAGGAAGAAATAGAAAATGTAATTATTACTAGTAAAAACGGAGTAGAAGCATTACTAAACTCATTTACTTCAGATGAATTACAATTTAAAAATATTTATTGTGTTGGTAGAAGAACCAAAAAGTTAATTGAACAACGTATAGGAAAAGTAACACACTCAGAAAGAAATGCTAAGAAACTTTCTGATTATCTATCAAAAGAATTAAAAGGGCAGGAGGTAACTTATTTTTGTAGTAATGTACGTTTAGATACTTTACCACTTATCTTAAAAGCAAAGGGCATTACTGTAAATGAAGTAGAAGCTTATAAAACAACGTATAGTCCAGCAAAAGTTAATGAAAAGGTAAATGGAGTGTTGTTTTATAGCCCATCAACAGTAGAGAGTTACATGGAAAAAAATACTGCAGATAAAATAGCCTTTTGTATTGGAGATAGTACTGCTAACGAAGCAAAAAAACATTTTAAAGAAGTACAAATAGCAAAATTACCAACAGTAGAAAGCGTTTTGGAGTTGGTTAATTTACATTTTGTAAAGGAATAG
- the hemA gene encoding glutamyl-tRNA reductase, translating to MIVENKHHNNLYNIGVSYKKADALIRGKFSISKENQIQLLEEAKQRGIDGIFVLSTCNRTEICGFAEHPFQLISMLCKYSNGSVEEFANVSNVYKNKEAINHLFRMGTGLDSQILGDYEIVGQLRQAFKQAKEVGTTNAYFERLLNHVMQASKRVKNETKLSSGTTSVSYAAVQYLINNLPDYNSKNILVFGLGKMGKHTCKNLAEYTQNKSVSLINRTEEKTSAFVKEHNSIRKASYANLAKEVSNSDVLIVSTGASFPTVTKEHVSTDKELLILDLSMPANVSKEVAGLENVTMVNIDDLSKITDETLAIRQQEVPLAEAIIETHNQEFQEWLNHRRFTPAITALKESLQNIQQGEIAFHKKKIKNFDEEQAEILTSRFIQKITTQFVKHLKDEETSVNTSIEVMAKVFGANLETIHAEDN from the coding sequence ATGATAGTAGAAAACAAACATCATAATAATTTATACAATATAGGCGTTAGTTATAAAAAGGCTGATGCTTTGATTAGGGGGAAATTTAGTATTTCTAAAGAAAATCAAATACAACTTTTAGAAGAAGCCAAGCAAAGAGGTATAGACGGAATTTTTGTGTTGTCTACTTGTAATAGAACAGAAATTTGTGGTTTTGCAGAACATCCTTTTCAGTTAATAAGCATGTTGTGTAAATACTCAAATGGTTCGGTAGAAGAATTTGCAAACGTATCAAACGTATACAAAAACAAAGAGGCTATTAACCACCTTTTTAGAATGGGAACAGGGTTAGATAGCCAAATTTTAGGTGACTACGAAATAGTAGGGCAGTTGCGTCAGGCATTTAAACAAGCTAAAGAAGTAGGAACTACAAATGCTTATTTTGAGCGTTTGTTGAACCATGTAATGCAAGCAAGCAAGCGAGTTAAAAATGAAACTAAGTTAAGTTCAGGTACCACTTCAGTATCATATGCAGCTGTTCAATACTTAATTAATAATTTACCAGATTACAACTCGAAAAATATTTTAGTATTTGGATTAGGTAAAATGGGAAAACATACCTGTAAAAACCTAGCAGAATACACACAAAATAAATCGGTAAGTTTAATTAATAGAACTGAAGAAAAGACTTCAGCATTTGTAAAAGAACATAATTCTATTAGAAAAGCGTCATATGCAAATTTAGCAAAGGAGGTTTCAAATAGTGATGTTCTAATTGTTTCTACAGGAGCAAGTTTTCCTACGGTTACAAAAGAACATGTTTCAACAGATAAGGAATTGTTGATTTTAGATTTATCAATGCCAGCAAATGTGTCAAAAGAAGTGGCAGGTTTAGAGAATGTAACAATGGTAAATATAGATGATCTTTCCAAAATAACTGATGAAACATTAGCAATACGCCAACAAGAAGTACCATTAGCAGAGGCGATTATTGAAACTCATAACCAAGAATTTCAAGAATGGTTAAATCATAGAAGATTTACGCCAGCAATTACTGCTTTAAAAGAATCATTACAAAATATTCAACAAGGAGAAATAGCCTTCCATAAGAAGAAAATTAAAAATTTTGATGAAGAACAGGCAGAAATATTAACATCAAGATTTATTCAAAAAATAACCACACAGTTTGTTAAACACTTAAAAGACGAAGAAACTTCGGTAAATACAAGTATTGAAGTAATGGCTAAAGTGTTTGGAGCAAATTTAGAAACCATCCATGCAGAAGATAATTAG